From Salvelinus namaycush isolate Seneca chromosome 9, SaNama_1.0, whole genome shotgun sequence:
GGGATTTCATCTGATAACCCAAAACAAGAGACTTTTATCAAAAGGAGTAATGAAGACGTCAACTAAGTTAACCTTGTTCCCAGGTTGAAGCCTGCTGGTGAACAAGATTACAACGAAATCAGAATTCCACCTTCGATGGCGAGAATGATAACTCTGTATTTGCCATCTTTGACAAAGGGAGATTCTCTGTCCAGGGGGTGTTTGGTTTTGATCATTCCGGTCACACTGTTGATGTCCAGCCATTTAGCAGGATCTCTGTCCATGCGATACctagaacatacagtatattgagtTAAAAcattaacattcacaaggcttcTTGCAATCTTAATGCATATGCATCTGAATGTACTTTATCATAAAGGGcatgtatatctatatataatttatttgaatttagcgctctgcattttctctggctttttgccaagtgagacagtagcgtcctgcctgaactcagatttttggatatgaatatgaactttaccgaacaaaacatacatgtattgtgtaacatgaagtcctatgagtgtcatctgataaatcaaaggttagtgattcattttctctgctttttgttactgctctctttagctggaaaaatggcagtctttttctgtgacttggctcatacctaactatcgtttggtgtgctttcgtcgtagaacctttttgaaatctgaaaactttggctggatttacaacaagtgtatctttaaaatggtgtaaaatacttgtatgtttgatgAATTtaaaattatgggatttctgttttgaatgtggcgccctgcagttttactggctgttgacgaggtgggacgctagtgtcccatataccctagagaggttaagccactgttcctaggccatcattgaaaataataagaatttgttcttaactgacttgcctagttaaataaaggtaaaataaaaaaatctgtctGCATATTTATACCAGGACCTCAACTTAATTAAATCAATTGCAGATAAAATAAAGTTTCATGAACTCACATGAGTTTATGTGCCATGATGTCTGGATCAATGGCTGTATACAGAACCAAATCACTGTCCACTGACAGGTGTTCAGATACGGAAACAACCTTTTCCACTGGGTCAAAGACAGGGACATCATTCCTATCCTCCACATTCACCTGGACTGTGGCAGTGGAGGTGGGCAGGGGGGTTGCAAATGGGACCTCATTCTCCACAGTTACCAACAGGGTATAGCGATTGTCCTTCTCAAAGTCAAGGGGCTAAACGGGAATGAGACACAGCCAGGTTCATGACACAATGACAAAAACATCAATTGTCAAATATTTGTATGGTTCTAGGGTGAAATTCAGACTACACTCAAATACATATTTGCTGTAACTTGGCTCCATTCACATACTCATCTGAAAAGAGAAACCAAGCAGGTACCTTGGCTGTGGTAATGATTCCTTCCAGTCTACTAGGTCCAGTGCTTACAGTGAACATTCCACCTGGGTCTCCATCTACAATCCTGTACTTGGTGGCCCAGTTGGAAGAGTGTGGCTCATCTCCATCATTCACTGGCATTTTGACCACCAGGGCATTCACTTTATTCTCTGGGACAGACACCGTGTTCTGAAACGAGAATACATGAAGAGAACATGTGCTGTATGCCATTCATCAAGTTAAAATTTTCCTCAAGTCAGCTCCTTCAATCAAAATATTTCCCTCTTCAAGTCACCTTTACCGTTTAATGAGTGGTACCGTTTGCTGATTTGTACACTTACCAAAGACTTCTCAAATTGAGGAGCTATGTCATTGCTGTCCGTTACAGTAATTATGGATTTTCCGAAACATGTCAGACCATTGCCCTCCATATCAGCAGCTTGGATTTCCAATGTATATTTTGGAATTTTCTGGAAAATGACACCAGATGGAGCACATTGTGAAATGTAGCGGTTACTGTCAGTTAAAATGGTATGCTAGTAGTATAGCCACTAACCTCTCTGTCCAGTCCAGCAGCATTGACCCGAATCCCTCCTGTGACAGGGTTCATGACAAACATGTTGCGACTTGGCAGTTCAGGTTCCTGATTTATAATAGTGTATCTGACATCAGAATTGGCTGAGCCAGGCTCATCTGCATCGGTGGCTGTGACCTGCATCACCTCAGAGCCTGAGAAGAAAATATTTCAACAAATTATATTCATGGATGACAATAAAAAATATTGATATTGTACTTTAATTCTAAAACTCAGCTGAGTATATTTGACTCAATGTTGACTGAGACACACCTGGTAGGGATGCTTCAGGGACAGTCCCTGTAAAAGGATCTTGGGTGAAAACCGGCTTGTTGTCATTCATATCAATTACTTTAACAATAATCTCCATGGGTTCTTCTGCTGTACCCGCACCAACTGCAACAGCATGAGCCAAAAGCTAAAGGGAAAATATAGAAATTTTTAAAAATAACATGCATTCAATGTTGTAGAATTCAAAAGGCAAAACAAACTGACATTACCAGATATTTGTCTTATTTACAAACATTACCACATAACGgtcttgtctctctctatccaaaCGCTGGGTCACATAGAGAAGCCCAGAGTTTTTGTCCACAGTGAACAGTCCCACAGGGGGTTGATCTGCTCCAGGACCAGTGATGCTGTACTGGATCTTCACCTCTTTATCATAGTTGGACCTTATCTGAATGTGTAAAAATTAAATGTTAAAACTAGAGCAAAATCCTGAACCAACCTTTTTTCTTGCCAACATAAATCTACAATCACTCACATGCACCATATTCTTGGGGAAAGGGCCTCTGTCGTTCTCTGGGAAGTTGATGGGAGGAACGACCCAATCCCTTTTCCTTCTCACCAGACCTACCAAAGGCTTTGGAAACTCCAGAACTGGAAGACTTGCAGTATATTTAGGCTGTGCCAAAAGTATTTGTACAAATTAGAAAAATGAGACCAGCCCTATGAGTAGAGTTAAAGGAATGAAACTGACACTAAGTTGTAAGATCCACATTCTCACCTGAGAGACAATGGCAGCATCCTCATGGCCGAAGCCCTCTGTGAGGAGATCAAACGAATATGAACCGTTTTAAAGCAAACAATGCCACTACAGTATGTTGCTACTACTCTGTATAATGCAATATAATATTCTAAACAGTAAAATAAATCACCCTCAGTTTCTTCCCCTCCAGTCAGTGGATAGTCAAAGCCATTACCTGACTGTAAAGTCTCAGATATTCTCCCCAGGGCCCAACCCTGAGGTTTGAAGGAAAACGAATATTGAAAAACATGATCTGCACTTCCCTCCATATGTTATTGGACTGTGAAGTTAAATGGTTTTATTTGGCTCTACATTCCAGCCTTTTACATTAGAGAGAATGTTTAATATTAAGTGACAATACAGAATGCCAGCTTTTATTTGAGCATGTTTTCATACACATCTGTTCCCCGTTTAAAGATGAAAGCATTTTATGTATCTTGTCCCCCTATTTGAGAAAGTcttaagtatttggacaaattcctTTTGTGCCGGTTTCATAATCTAAGACCTGTCTAAACCAGGATTAGGCCTTAATGTGTACTAGTTAAAACGAGTACATTTAAGTATAAAGGCAcgaggcgagacccagatgcagatacaggaggcagatggtttgagtctgaTATTTGTTGTATCCAAAacgggtaggcaagagaatggtcgtggacagataataggtcaaaaccagttcagagtccaggaggtacagcgcggcaggcaggctcaaggtcagggcaggtgggtacagagtccagaaaacaggtaagggtcaaaaccaggaggtcTAGTAAAAGATAATAGAAACAGGCAGGCGCACAGGAAAcccactggttgacttggaacatacaagacaaactggcacagaagGAAAgataacacagggatatatacaccagggaaaacaagcgacacctggagggggtggagacaataacaaggacaggtgaaactgatcagggtgtgacattaagTAGCTTTCATGAACGTGGCTTAAATTTGGCGTAGTTAGTAGGAGACTATGGAGTCCTGGAGTAAGGTAATTAAGCCTAAATGAGAACACCTGGGATTAGCCAGAGATTTTCATGAAAATGAAATATCTGAAGGAAGAACATGAGATGAAGATGAGAATTCTAGATGTTGAATTCGATACGAAGTTGGAAGAGCGAGACAATTGTGATGACCAGCCATGGTGAACAATATGACATGTAAAAAGCAAATGTCTCATCGTTTGGATATTCATGAGTGAGTTTTATTGATCACCACAAACTACATTTTAAACAAGCCTTGGTTTAGTCACTCATTTAAATTTTGTTGCACACTATTTTAATTTTGTACAGAACAAACATTATCAAAGTGAAAATAAGCCATAATGAATACATTCCATATTTAAATGCATCTCATCTAGTTGAAGTGCTGCAATGTGAAAACAACTGTGTGCAAGTCCTCGTTGGTCATTGCCTGCCTCAGCCATGGACACATCTGCTTGATCCTGATCTTCCATTGGAGGATCAGGATAGCAATGCTGCTTCAGGTAGTTGAGCCTAGTTGTGTCTTTGCTGCTCAGCGGTTGTGGGATTTATGTATGGCGTGAATAAAAAGTTACTCTGACCATATCCACTGTCACCAAGTAGTAGTCCACTATGTTGTCCTCTCTGAAGCTGAGCACACAAAGAAGCGCTGCATCTTTCCAACGGGCAACAATGTTTGAAAACTCTACATTAGGTGTGCATACACCCTGAACATTGATGGAACACCAGTTCTTACGGTTACTGTACTCCTCAAcatcaggagttgatggacaCTATGGGAACGTGACATCCATCTATACAGCCAATCACTCCTGGGAAGTGCCCATATTCATAGAATTGCACTTTATAGTTGGCTTTTGGCCAGCAGCATCAGGAACTTGATGTGAGGACTCCTCAGTTCACAAATGTCCCAGCAGACTTTGAACTATTCTACACAGTTGCTTCACTGGCACCACACAAAACAACAGTTTAACGAAGAAAGATTCCAGATGCCAAAAACCTCAAAGTGATCAGAACCTGGAGAGAATTGGGTAAAGGCCTTCCTCTTTGAGACCGAGAGGAAAGTCTAGGCTCAAGCAAAGATATCTCCAATGCATTTTATTTCTACATACGAAAGGGGTCTCAAAGCTATTTCAAAGTAATTTAATGGATTACTCCTACCCGCAAGTACTTGTCTCGCTGGGGTGTGGGTGGATCATTTATTTCACCCCCTGAGACTGAAATACTGGTTCCTTGTGTTCTGGAAGGACACCCTGTGGTGGTTGCTACCGGCTTAAAACCAGCACCCACGTATTTTAAACAATGCTTTGATTCTACAACCTAGACATTTTTCAGATCCTATTGGGACAAACATTATCCAAAAGAAACCTCAAATGCATCCATCAAGTTTGTagtgtcacaagcttgatgtagaaTATGCAACCAAATACCAAACGGACTACTTTTAATACACTATGGGCCGGTTTCAGACAAGGCTTAAGCCTAGTCCCTGACTAACATGCCTGTTTGAGCGGTCTTAACTCAAAAGCAACTTGCACAGACTTATCTTAAAATAGTCGTAGATTTAGCCTGTTCTGGATTAAACAAAGCCGATTGCAAGAGGGAGGATTAGAGCTACTCTAGGACTAAATTGCAGTTCAAATGAATCCTTCAAAGAGGCAGGTTTAACTTCTGCTTAGTACTGTTTGAGGGAGCATGGACTATTTGGAATTTTTAAATGAAGACCAACCTGCACTACAGAGGCAACACCACTGACAGTAATTGtgtctagggttgcaaaattccaataactttcccaaaatgtctaggttttccagaaatccaggTTGAAAGATTTCCAGAATCAGAAGGAAATACGAAAATCCTACAACCTGGATTTCTGGAAAGTTACTGAAATTTTGCAACCATAATTGTGTCTGACAAGGATTGCGGTTCTGAAAACAGAGGTAAAACTAAACTTAGTAAATACACTAATTTAAACAGTGTAATATTGTCAGTacacctttcctgcagtcaaatggcCAAATCGCCCTTTAGttgcctcatgggtggaatgttaatattttttatattcaTATTTTTCAAAATTGGATGTTTCTGTGTCAAACagttgttatatttcagtctactgttatgtatataaagtgtaatattttgggatgcaaactcaaaatgtaaaacatttcaaCTCTATCTGACATGGAACAGGTAACTTTTTTTTAAGCCAATAACCACGTGTGTGGGCTGTATACTTTTGTTTcgaagtagatttgtttaagactaccaagaaacactgtgaccctgatttagcccactgtagTAAAAGGTTAGCATGAGAGATATACACAGAAATTAGCCTAACACCACAAGTGAGAAATGCTAACATAGCTAATCACTAACAGGCATGCTAAATACTAATTCATTCTGAATGGAAATGCTAATGTTAGCGCTAACACGAGCGGGAGAGCGAGCTAGCTATTTTTAGATGCATGCACAATAAAATATCAGACACATATATTGTGACCACATGTGGCCTGACAGAGCTAGTGACTTGGAGCCTGATttttgtatttaactaggcaagtcacttaagaacaaattattatttacaatgacgacctaggaacagtgggttaattgccttgttcagaggcagaacgacagatttttaccggggatatgatctagcaaccttttggttacaggcccaacgctctaaccactaggacaACCTACCTCCCcgggcaggtagcctaggcctGATTGGGCTACAGACTGTGAGCTAGGGGATATTAGGGTTATCAGGACGGAAAGCTCTGGGCCTACTGGGCTAGACAACTGGAGACCTAGCATAGTAGGTGACTGAAGACACTAGGTGATCAGGGAACTGAGGGCTAAGATGCTCTGGACCTACTgggactatagagactatagactgaGGACCTAGTAGAAAAGAGGGTGAGGTGTCACCTACGACCGGATACTGAACACCTCGGTGAGGTGGGTCCTCCACGGGGACATCAGGCGGGTCTTCCACGGCGACGTCAGGAGGGTCTCCCAAGGCTGGAACTAGCGGGACACAATTCAGAGGGGCTAGCCTAAACCCCAAGACTGCGACAGGCAGGTCCCACCTGGCAGGGGCTGACAGGGCCTGGACAGAAgacatggactgtagagactggaGGGGACTCCCAGGGCGTCTTTGGACAGCAGCAGGCTGGAAGTCAAAGGATGGACTTGATCTTCATGGCTGGGATCGGCTGGAACACAGTGGTGGGGTGCTCCACCAGGGTGAGCTCTGATAGGTCCTGGAGAATGCTGTATCTCCGCTGTGAGGGAGTCCACAGCAAGGGTTGGATCCAAGGCTGATGTGGAAGGCTGTAGCTTCTCAAGCAACTTCTGGCTTTGTGGAGTTGGCCGCGCTGGTGCTGCAGAACCTCGATCTGGCGCTTCTGTTCATTATCTGTTACATGACAATCTCTGGGATGTCATGTTTTTGGGCAGCTTGGTGGCCCAGGTCCCTGTTCTACCCCTCTAAGACACCTTTCAGTTGTAAGAGGAGATAACTGTTGAAGGACTGCTGAGACAGTCAGGTGACAACTGGCAGTGTCCATCAGTTAAGTACTGGCAATGGTGGACTGTAGGAACCTTCCATCTTCCTGACCACTTCTATGAGCGCATCAATCTCGTTACGCTGACTGTGTAAACACAGTGCGTGCTCTCCGGTTGTCAATGGCAGTCCACGCTCAGGTCAACGCTGATCCCGGTGATATCTGGTCGAGGTTCGATGCTGATCCTCAGGATCTCTGGTCGAGGTTCGGCCCTGATCTTGGCGATCTCTGGTCGAGGTTAGCTTGAGGTGGAAACCCGGTGAATTAGCACTTGGTGAAAAGGCTGAGGCTCTATCCTGCTGGTCAGCCTTGGTGGTGACTTAGACCGGTGATGAGTCGTTGAAGAAGGCCATTTTGAAGGCAGTATGTCATGTCTTGAGTGCTCAAGAGAACCGTCTATCTGCTCTCCCTCGTAGGAGTggtaagtgtatgtgtgtggtagtCTGTTCCTTGACTCGTAGCCATGCCATACTTTTCAAGATATTGTGGCAGGTGAGCTGGTCCACATCTTGTCGAGGATCTTCTCTGTTAACTGGCATCCTTGGGCTGTAGCAGTTACTGGATCCGGCTCGAAAGGACCAGGAAAAATAGGTGGGGAAACGTAGGCGCTGGTTTTAGGCCAGTAGAAACCACCACAGGGTGTCCGTCCAGAACACGAGGAAGCAGTATTTCAGTTCCAGGAGGTTTCAATTATGATACACACAAATACAACACCACTCTTACAGTAATGGTGTCTAACAATGATTGTTTTACCTCTTTGTTTTCAGAATCAAACTATAGCACTGATACTGTATGCATAACTAACAAGCTAGCACAGGCTTGTATATAACAGCACGGGCTGTACCACTGTAGCAGGAAATGTGTGTTCACATGACAACCTACACAGGCTATGGAACTTGTAGAAATGGTAAATATACTAATGTAAACAATGCAGTATTGTAAATACGTCTACACAGCATGAACACATTAACCATGAGCAGTGTACACAGAAAATAGCCTCGCAGCACTCGTGTGAACTGTGGTTTATCGCTAACAGGAATGCTAAATACTAATGCATTCTGAATGGAAATTCTAACGCTAGCGAGCTAGCTAACAATCCCCACAAATGTTAATTACAACAATAGGCAATCTTAAACTCCGAAATCAACAAGACATAAACATATTCAGGCACTTACTTTTAGATGTACGCACAGTAAAATATCAGACAGCAAAGGTGTGTGACCACAGGAGGAGTAGGAGTGCTCGTCATGGTAGGGAAAGCATGTTTCTGACATCTTGCCTGCCTGTGCTGGGGTCCTACACTGAATGTCCCGGGAATTCTATTGTTGATAGGCTGATATAATACTGATTGGTGTGACCTTGACCAATAGGAACTAAAAGAATGGTGAATAATGTTTTGTGTCATTTTGGTGTCAATTTTCTTCTAAGTAAGAATAGAGAATGTTTATGAACACGGCTACATGCATGTGGATGCTACCAGGATTATGGATAATTATGAATGAGCCGTGAATTAAAAGGTTACAGAGGCACAAGGATCATACCTCCTAAAAAACTGTTGAGCTGACAGTCACTGGAGGCCATCGGGGTGTGTACATGTGAGGAACTTGATTTAGAGAAATGTGGGGACATGCTCTCTTGAAGGAAGGGGGTAGTTTAGCACATTAGTCAGCTTTATAACCAGTGTAGAGCCTAACCGGCATACATAGGCTGCGTGTGAGTTTAACATTTGGGGTAAGCATTTTCACCattaaaatgctaacctcccctgttattggtaatgataAGATGTTAGAATGTTTGTTGCCTCTGAAAGGCATCtgactcatcattattcatgatttatTCATGTTTTTTCTTAATCATGGCCTTATCAAGATTTATTTTGAAATATTCAGAAACATCTTAGAAAGAAATTATTCAAGTCACCATTCACCGTTTAGTTCCTATTGTGCAAAACagcataattattatttttttaactgcaaaTGCGTCCAACAAGATTAGAGCCTCaaacttgatgtagtcattgtgtgcaaggaatatgggaccaaatccTAAACCTTCGACTGCTTTTATACACTATAAGAGAATTTGTCCAAATATTTATGACTTAACAACATGGGGGGAACTAGATAAAGTGTTTTAATTTCTAAACTATAAAACATATGCATAAAATAAAAACTCAAATAataggtgacattctgtactgtcgcttCATCTGACACATTTGATCTCAAGTCCAAAATGCTGTAGTATAGAGCCTAATTTTAGCTTCAATGTCCAAAAACAAATTGAGGTGAGTGTACTTCACCTGTCACGCCAAAGCGCTACAGCAAATGATATCATATGCATGCATCTTTATATTATAAATGTTGTAGAGTATATAAGCACAAGGTATTGGGTCATGCACTTGTGTGCCCCACATTCAGAAAATATTTAATTTATTGATTTTACTTTATAGTAAACATTGAAATCTAGACCTATTCATTAATCAAATTTAGCCAGAGCTCACCCAGATCAAGAAGATGGTGATGTGAGATGCCATCGGTCGGAATACTAGTAATTCAAAAACTGATCAATATTAAAAATGTGACAAAATAACTCAATTTGGCTAAAGTGACACTTCTCATCAACCAATTCTGCATGCAATGTCAGTTTGTCACGCCACAGTTTCCTGATGGAAACAAGAAGTGACACTCTTCAAAAGATCACATGGTTATGAAAAATGGTTGCATGGACTGAAGGATATATTGCAAAACTATCACTACCACAatattgagagaaaaaaaagttttatAAACAAGGCATCAGATCTATAAACTAATGACTAGACAAGTAATCAGATGAAGGGCCATGATCAGTAGGGCACAACAATGTTTTgaaacaaaaagcagaaatgacACTGTCTTGCAGTCTTGGTAAAAAACTAATGACCAAGAGAGTTGTGCATGTTTTCAGATTCAAGGGTTGTGTGGTAGCCACAGCCCACTGGGTACAAcatataaataagaatttgttcttaactggcttgcctagttaaataaaggttacataaataaaacataaatataATTACAACAGGGATAATTGGGAAATATTTGGTTGAGATGCTGATCAATGcgattacaacctatattcacccattcaaaagacagccaaaagttagttgaatttccaatgtgtttTCACTATGCTTTCAGCCATTttttcaaatcaagtcaaatgttattggtctcatacacgtggttagcagatgttattgcgagtgtagcaaaatgcttgtgcttctagttctgacagtgcaacAATATCTAATAAGtaaaatctaacaattccacaataaatacctaatacacacaaatctaagtaaaggaatggaataagaatatgttaatataaatataaatatatggatgagcaatgtcagagtggcataggctaagatgcaatagatagtatagaaaacagtgtatacatgagatgagtaatgcaagatatgcaaacattattaaagtggcattatttaagtgttccatttattaaagtggccaatgatttcaaggcTATATGTAGGcaacagcctctctgtgctagtgatggctgtttaacagtctgatggtcttgagatagatgctgtttttcagtctcttggtcccagctttgatgcacctgtcctgacctcgccttctggatggtagggGGGTGatcaggcagtggctcgggtggttgttgtccttgatgatctttttgtctTTCCTGTGACATtgagtgctgtaggtgtcctggagggcaggtagtttgcccccggtgatgcgttgtgcagactgcaccaccctctggagagccctgtggttgtgggcggttGCCGTATAAGtgggtg
This genomic window contains:
- the LOC120053379 gene encoding B-cadherin-like, translating into MASHITIFLIWGWALGRISETLQSEGFGHEDAAIVSQPKYTASLPVLEFPKPLVGLVRRKRDWVVPPINFPENDRGPFPKNMVHIRSNYDKEVKIQYSITGPGADQPPVGLFTVDKNSGLLYVTQRLDRERQDRYVLLAHAVAVGAGTAEEPMEIIVKVIDMNDNKPVFTQDPFTGTVPEASLPGSEVMQVTATDADEPGSANSDVRYTIINQEPELPSRNMFVMNPVTGGIRVNAAGLDREKIPKYTLEIQAADMEGNGLTCFGKSIITVTDSNDIAPQFEKSLNTVSVPENKVNALVVKMPVNDGDEPHSSNWATKYRIVDGDPGGMFTVSTGPSRLEGIITTAKPLDFEKDNRYTLLVTVENEVPFATPLPTSTATVQVNVEDRNDVPVFDPVEKVVSVSEHLSVDSDLVLYTAIDPDIMAHKLMYRMDRDPAKWLDINSVTGMIKTKHPLDRESPFVKDGKYRVIILAIEDEIPATGTGTILIELEDVNDNAPTIDDTPLKLCNQDPRLVRLAVKDRDGPGFAEPFSVELLEGSNMYCTAQMYEKGTVVELTFKAMREQRNFYINLRVTDAGGLNQDHVIHVTMNEDSCMTWGDFCVRS